CGTTGGTATCGTTCGTTCCGCTCGCTTCGTTCTGTCCGTTCCCCCCCGTCCCGTGCGGCGGAACCGCGAACGGGCTGTCGCCCTCGCGCCACGACCACCCCGGAAGTCTGGTCTGAAAGCCCGCCGCAAGCGCCGCGTCGAGGTCGTCGGCGCCGGCGGCCTCGTCGGGCCCGCCGTGCGCGCGCGTGTCCGCGAAGTGGAACGTCGCCTCCGCCAGCAGCGCGAGGGGCTGGCCGCCGGCGATGGTCGACGCCAGCCGGCGCCCGAGCAGTTCGTCGACGACGAACCCCGGATAGTCGCCCTCCACGTCGAGGTCACGCAGGAGGCCGGCGAGGGCGGCGACGTTGACTGCGCGGTCGCCGTCGGCGAACACCCGGTCGACCTCGCGTCGGTACCGCTCGTCGGCGACGGGGTCGACCTCCGTGCCGAACAACTCGCCCAGGGCGACCCGGGTGTCGTTGAGCAGGGGGACGACCGTCGGGGCGCGCTCGCGGAGGCGGTCTCGCTCGGCGGCGACGGAGTCGGGCGTGAGTCGCATACGGGTCGTTCGGACCGGCCCCGGTAGTGGTTTGCGAAGGGTTTTATAACACGCGGGGGATACGGGGAGACAAGCGGGTTTTCCGTCGCCCACGAGGGCAGCTACAACGGAGCGTCCCGTACGCATGCAGTCTTCAACTCACAGTCGACCCGAGGGCGTCGCGTCCGACAGCCGCGCCCTCCGGGACCCGCGACGATCCTCTCACATATGAGTCAAGTCGAGAAGCAGTTAGCCGACACGAAAGCACAGATCGAATCGGAGATCCCCGACGACATCTCCGTCACCGACGTGAAATACGAGGGCCCGGAGCTGGTCATCTACACCCGCCACCCGAAGGAGTTCGCCCAGGACGGCGATCTCGTTCGGCGGCTCGCCTCCAAGCTCCGAAAGCGGATCACCGTTCGCCCGCACCCCGACGTCCTCTCGAAGCCGAAGGAGGCGAGGGCAAAGATCGAGGACATCATCCCCGACGACGCCGGCGTCGCCGACCTCGACTTCCACGAGGACACGGGCGAGGTCGTCATCGAGGCCGAGAAGCCCGGCATGGTCATCGGCCGCCGCGGCTCCACCCTCCGGGAGATCACCCAGGAGGTCGGGTGGACGCCCGAGGTCGTCCGCACGCCGCCGATCGAGTCCTCCACGGTCTCGAACGTCCGGAACTTCCTGAAGCAGGAGCGCGAGGAACGCCGCGACATCCTCGAACGCGTCGGCCGCACCATCCACCGCGAGGAGATGGCCGACGAGCAGTGGGTCCGCATCACCACGCTCGGCTGCTGTCGCGAGGTCGGCCGCGCCTCGTTCATCCTCAACACCGCCGAGACGCGCATCCTCATCGATTGTGGCGACAAGCCCGGCGCCGAGGGCGAGGTGCCGTACCTCCAGGTTCCGGAGGCGTTGGGTGCGGGCGCACAGAACCTCGACGCGGTCGTGCTCACCCACGCCCACCTCGACCACTCGGCGCTCATCCCGCTCCTGTTCAAGTACGGCTACGACGGTCCGATCTACTGCACCGAGCCGACGCGGGACCTGATGGGGTTGCTCACGCTCGATTACCTCGACGTGGCGAGCAAGGAGGGGCGCACCCCGCCGTACGAGTCGGCGCAGGTTCGCGAGGCGATCAAACACACCATCCCGCTGGAGTACGGCGACGTGACCGACATCGCGCCGGACGTGAAGCTCACGTTCCACAACGCGGGCCACATCCTCGGGAGCGCGGTCTCGCACTTCCACATCGGCGACGGGCTCTACAACGTCTGCTTCTCCGGCGACATCCACTACGACGACACCCGCCTGTTCAACGGCGCGGTTAACGACTTCCCGCGCGTGGAGACGCTCGTGATGGAGTCCACCTACGGCGGTCGCAACGACTACCAGACCGACCAGGAGGACTCCGAGCGCAAGCTGATCGAGGTGATCAACGAGACGTACGAGAACGACGGGAAGGTGTTGATCCCGGCGTTCGCGGTCGGGCGCTCCCAGGAGATCATGATGGTACTGGAGGAGGCGATGCGCACCGACAAGATCCCGGAGATGCCCGTCCACCTCGACGGGATGATCTGGGAGGCGACGGCGATCCACACCACCTACCCCGAGTACCTCCGCGACGAGCTGCGTGACCGGATCTTCCACGAGGACGAGAACCCGTTCCTCGCCGACCAGTTCAACCACATCGACGGCGGGGAGGACGAGCGCCAGGAGGTCGCCGACGGCGGTCCCTGCATCGTCCTCTCGACCTCCGGGATGATGACCGGCGGCCCCATCATGTCCTGGTTGCGCCACCTCGGCACCGAGGAGAATTCGACGCTCACGTTCGTCGGCTATCAGGCCCAGGGGACGCTCGGCCGCCGCATCCAGAACGGCTGGGACGAGATCCCGGTGCAGGACCCCCGCGACCGCAGCCGCAAGTCGACCATCTCCCTGCGGATGGGAGTCGAGGTCGTCGATGGCTTCTCCGGGCACGCGGACCGCCAAGGGCTCGAAAACTTCGTGAAAACGATGAACCCGCGCCCAGAGAAGGTGCTGTGTGTCCACGGCGACGAGCGCTCCGTGCAGGACTTCTCGTCGGCGCTGTATCACGACTACAACATGCGGACGTTCGCCCCGAAGAACCTGGAGACGTTCCGTTTCAAATGAACCACTTTTAACGGGGGCCTCGCGCCCTCCGGGCGCTCGACCCCCGCCAAAACCCGTTCATGCGGTCGGATTCTTCGAATCCGACTGCTAATCAGAATCGCTCCGCGATTCTGATGATGATCAAAAGGGCCGCTCGCTTGGCCTTCGGAGGGCTCGCTCCACTCGCCCTCCGTGCTCTCGTTCGCTTCGCTCACGAGAACTTCGGCCTCGCTCGCGGTACAACACGGAGTGGTCCCGCACGTGGACCGATCGTGAGACGCTCACGGTCGGTCGACTGACCGACCATCGCCGGGACTCAAGTTATCTCCCGTCGACGGATACGTATGCGCCTCGCGCTCATCGCCCACGACGAACAGAAGGACACCCTCGTCGAGTTCGCCCGCGAGTACGTCGACACCCTCGCCGCCCACGACCTGCTCGCGACGGGGACGACCGGCAAACGGCTCAACGAGGAAACCGACCTCAGAGTCGAACGCAAGTCGTCGGGTCCCCTCGGCGGCGACATGCAGATCGGCGCCGAGGTCGCCAACGGCGACTGCCACGGGATCGTCTTCCTCCGCGACCCGCTGACGGCACAGCCGCACGAGCCCGACATCTCCGCGCTCCTCCGGATCTGTGACGTGCACGACGTGCCGCTCGCGACCAACCCCGCGAGCGCGGCGTACCTCGTCGAGGGGATCGAACGCGATCCCCCGGAGTATCACGAGGGATAGCCGGCTCGGGTGACTTTTCACCCCGACCGCCGAACCGCCGCCAGTGAGACGCTCGGCTCCCGCACGCGCCGTGCTCGCCCTCATCGTGACGATTGCGGCGGTCGGGGGTCCCGCCGTCGCGCCCGCGGCTGCCACGCCCGAGGACTGCTTCGGCGACGGCCGGGATCTGGACGTCGGGACCGAGGGGCCGACGATCGATCTGTCGATCTACACGTCGCTGTTCACGAACCTCGGCGGGAAGGGCGCGCTCGGAATGTCGGCCGTCGGCCACACCGGCGAATATGAGGTGATCAGCCTCCGCACGGGCGTCGTCTTCGCCGGCGTCAACGACCCCGAGGCGTTCCTCGCGGACCCGTTCTCCCGGTTCGCGCTCGCGTTCGACTACACGCTCTCGCTGCCGATGCTGTCGGCTGCCCCCGGCGACACCACCTACGAGCAGTCGGAGGCGCCGGTCGAGGGCGTCCCCGAGGCCGAGTGCTCGGTGGAGTAGGCAGTC
This genomic stretch from Halobaculum roseum harbors:
- a CDS encoding methylglyoxal synthase yields the protein MRLALIAHDEQKDTLVEFAREYVDTLAAHDLLATGTTGKRLNEETDLRVERKSSGPLGGDMQIGAEVANGDCHGIVFLRDPLTAQPHEPDISALLRICDVHDVPLATNPASAAYLVEGIERDPPEYHEG
- a CDS encoding beta-CASP ribonuclease aCPSF1 codes for the protein MSQVEKQLADTKAQIESEIPDDISVTDVKYEGPELVIYTRHPKEFAQDGDLVRRLASKLRKRITVRPHPDVLSKPKEARAKIEDIIPDDAGVADLDFHEDTGEVVIEAEKPGMVIGRRGSTLREITQEVGWTPEVVRTPPIESSTVSNVRNFLKQEREERRDILERVGRTIHREEMADEQWVRITTLGCCREVGRASFILNTAETRILIDCGDKPGAEGEVPYLQVPEALGAGAQNLDAVVLTHAHLDHSALIPLLFKYGYDGPIYCTEPTRDLMGLLTLDYLDVASKEGRTPPYESAQVREAIKHTIPLEYGDVTDIAPDVKLTFHNAGHILGSAVSHFHIGDGLYNVCFSGDIHYDDTRLFNGAVNDFPRVETLVMESTYGGRNDYQTDQEDSERKLIEVINETYENDGKVLIPAFAVGRSQEIMMVLEEAMRTDKIPEMPVHLDGMIWEATAIHTTYPEYLRDELRDRIFHEDENPFLADQFNHIDGGEDERQEVADGGPCIVLSTSGMMTGGPIMSWLRHLGTEENSTLTFVGYQAQGTLGRRIQNGWDEIPVQDPRDRSRKSTISLRMGVEVVDGFSGHADRQGLENFVKTMNPRPEKVLCVHGDERSVQDFSSALYHDYNMRTFAPKNLETFRFK
- a CDS encoding DUF7332 family protein; protein product: MRRSAPARAVLALIVTIAAVGGPAVAPAAATPEDCFGDGRDLDVGTEGPTIDLSIYTSLFTNLGGKGALGMSAVGHTGEYEVISLRTGVVFAGVNDPEAFLADPFSRFALAFDYTLSLPMLSAAPGDTTYEQSEAPVEGVPEAECSVE